Genomic DNA from Cryptomeria japonica unplaced genomic scaffold, Sugi_1.0 HiC_scaffold_551, whole genome shotgun sequence:
GACAGTAAGAGAACATGTTCTCTGCTTTGGAACCCAGCTGTGAGATAAGGGAGAGACCACCTCTTCCCAGTCCCACAAGGCCACCACCCTGAGAGAATCCTTGTCCTTCgttgtcatgcccgcatccaaatgCAATGCCTTTAACCTTGCTGCTCCCAATTGACAATGTCTCGTAAGCCAGGTCGCCGCTGGTGAAGGAACCATCGCCATACTGATACATAAAGGTACAATCTGGATTGCATCCGGTTTGCGTACTCCCCAAGGCGTCACAAAGAGAATCACCGCAGGGAATTGTGGAAAATGTGGGGGACTTGGAGGGGTCGAAGATTGGCGTAGGCTGAGAGAAGCAGTCCTTGCAAGGCTTGCACTGAGTCCAAATCAGATCGCTCCCCGTGTCCACAATCGCTTCGAAGCTCACAGAGGGCGTTCCCAGTGCAACGCTCATCAGAAATTCTCCATCCCCTACTTCAACGGGCGTTTCAGCGTCTAATTGCCCTCTTATCAATGCCTCTATCTTCTTCATTCGCTTCTTACTTCGATCCACAGCCAAACCCAATCTCTCAGAAAAACCCAACTCTCTCTCTGATCTGCGCGTCATATTCACccttatttttacattttcatcgCTGCTAGACTTCGGCCAACCACTAAACAGTCTGTCCGAAGAACATGATATCGTTGGAATAGTAAAGCATATCAAGACCACAAAACCCAACAGCTTTGAACGctccatttctctttttcttttctaaacCTCGAAACCTTTTTCTGCTCTCATCTACTCCACTCCATGCAATATATATACACAGAGAGAGTGAGAAGGAGCCTTAAATCAAAATCAAC
This window encodes:
- the LOC131872291 gene encoding aspartic proteinase nepenthesin-1-like, with protein sequence MERSKLLGFVVLICFTIPTISCSSDRLFSGWPKSSSDENVKIRVNMTRRSERELGFSERLGLAVDRSKKRMKKIEALIRGQLDAETPVEVGDGEFLMSVALGTPSVSFEAIVDTGSDLIWTQCKPCKDCFSQPTPIFDPSKSPTFSTIPCGDSLCDALGSTQTGCNPDCTFMYQYGDGSFTSGDLAYETLSIGSSKVKGIAFGCGHDNEGQGFSQGGGLVGLGRGGLSLISQLGSKAENMFSYCLLPITDSSSQTSPLFFGEGASLSGGAKTLPLIKSSIIPTFWYIPITGITLNGKALDIPPGTFDLQSDGSGGMIIDSGTTVTILDQAAYSPLKEAIQSAIDLTPVDGSSTGLDLCYHTSSAHLTLPTLVFNFKGGVDYELPADNFFIQASENLLCLAMLGEPSGNPSIFGNIQQQNFHILYNNAQNTLSFKPTKCDSL